The Chryseobacterium suipulveris genome window below encodes:
- a CDS encoding TlpA family protein disulfide reductase: protein MKKVILGAMVLAMFSACKKESKIEENTEAQTEDSVTVSESNETSEAIIPFKAVEVSPEETSKILAKQNNDTLYVTNFFATWCGPCMREIPHFKEKMQELKSQPVKFTFISLDDKNDWNTKVKNFGEEQGLSNNIILLDGMKVTPEFFHANFKQWDGGSIPFTFMRKGDKTDETVGMMSKEMLEEKLNSMK from the coding sequence ATGAAAAAAGTAATTTTGGGAGCAATGGTTTTGGCGATGTTTTCGGCTTGTAAAAAAGAATCGAAAATTGAAGAAAATACCGAAGCACAAACTGAAGATTCCGTAACTGTTTCAGAATCGAATGAAACCTCTGAAGCAATAATTCCCTTTAAAGCCGTAGAAGTTTCTCCCGAAGAAACCTCCAAAATCCTGGCTAAACAAAACAACGACACGCTTTATGTGACCAACTTCTTCGCGACGTGGTGCGGTCCGTGTATGCGCGAAATCCCCCACTTCAAAGAAAAAATGCAGGAACTGAAATCGCAGCCGGTGAAATTTACCTTCATCAGTTTGGACGACAAAAACGACTGGAACACGAAGGTGAAGAATTTTGGCGAAGAACAGGGACTTTCCAACAACATCATCCTTTTGGACGGAATGAAGGTCACTCCAGAATTCTTCCACGCCAATTTCAAACAGTGGGACGGTGGATCGATCCCTTTCACTTTTATGAGAAAAGGTGACAAAACCGATGAAACCGTGGGAATGATGAGCAAGGAAATGCTGGAAGAAAAACTGAACTCAATGAAATAA
- a CDS encoding 2Fe-2S iron-sulfur cluster-binding protein translates to MEKLLPKAKQQKFHLLKLTKKQQLTKNTFSLEFEIPENLKQEFRFDAGQYVTLKYPSKGEVYQNDFSMTSAPYEEKLTLGIKINSEESSTNDLFHGFEPGHLVEVSEPKGRFTLTSKPHEFRTIIGFAGGIGITPLLSHFKNILHNEPRTRLYLFYGNTTKDNVPFKKEIDELVEKNKSRFEVHYFYSREKVGNAFLEGRLDEKKLHLIINQLMMIDDTDEEVTLWDSVDEVLICGKGEMIKSLANACYNNGIPKKNIHFELFEEYNEDIYSQEKEFPLVEDIAVDFKIFNNRYQTSLKDNKMRLLQQLLIQKFPVPYSCKSGICGSCECVLEEGEVELLENEYLTEKEEKSGKILACMSVVLSKKIKVNFDLDS, encoded by the coding sequence ATGGAAAAACTTCTGCCGAAAGCAAAACAGCAAAAATTTCATCTGCTAAAATTAACCAAAAAGCAGCAACTGACCAAAAACACTTTTTCACTGGAATTCGAAATTCCAGAAAACCTGAAGCAGGAATTTCGTTTTGATGCGGGTCAATATGTCACTTTGAAATATCCGTCGAAAGGCGAGGTTTATCAGAATGATTTTTCGATGACTTCTGCGCCGTATGAAGAAAAGCTGACTTTAGGAATCAAAATCAATAGTGAAGAGAGCTCTACCAACGATTTGTTCCACGGTTTCGAACCTGGTCATCTGGTGGAAGTTTCGGAACCGAAAGGAAGATTTACTTTGACATCGAAACCCCACGAATTCCGCACCATCATTGGTTTTGCGGGTGGAATCGGGATCACTCCGCTGCTCAGTCATTTTAAGAATATCCTGCACAACGAACCGAGAACACGGCTCTACCTGTTCTACGGAAATACGACCAAGGATAATGTTCCCTTTAAGAAAGAGATTGATGAATTGGTTGAAAAAAACAAGTCGCGTTTTGAAGTTCATTATTTTTATTCAAGAGAAAAAGTTGGGAATGCCTTTTTGGAAGGACGGCTGGACGAAAAAAAACTGCACCTCATTATCAATCAGCTGATGATGATCGACGATACTGATGAAGAGGTCACTTTGTGGGATTCTGTGGACGAGGTGCTGATTTGCGGAAAAGGGGAGATGATTAAATCTCTCGCAAACGCTTGCTACAACAACGGAATTCCGAAAAAGAACATCCACTTTGAACTGTTCGAGGAGTATAATGAAGACATTTATTCGCAGGAAAAAGAATTCCCTTTAGTTGAAGACATTGCGGTTGATTTTAAGATATTCAACAACCGTTATCAAACCTCGTTGAAGGATAATAAAATGAGGTTGCTTCAGCAATTATTGATACAGAAATTTCCTGTTCCGTATTCCTGCAAATCGGGAATTTGCGGCAGCTGCGAATGTGTTCTGGAAGAAGGGGAGGTAGAACTTTTAGAAAACGAATACCTCACCGAAAAAGAGGAAAAATCAGGAAAGATTTTGGCGTGCATGTCGGTAGTTTTGAGCAAAAAAATAAAGGTAAATTTTGATCTGGATTCTTGA